Proteins encoded by one window of Chryseobacterium foetidum:
- a CDS encoding MotA/TolQ/ExbB proton channel family protein codes for MEMNVSKNDEQVVAKKKGGLNPAIVIPVLFLIGVAIYMFVLGNPSNFQHPDQFKGAASVALSDVEGKKIEPAEGSMMGIVYKGGPVVPILLTFMITVLVFSIERALVLGRASGKNNLDNFVTTIRTHLNKNQINEALEECDRQQGSVGNVVKEGLTTYKILEKDATLNKEQKLVALSKSLEEATTLEMPMLEKNMMILSTLGTVATLIALLGTVLGMIKAFAALGAGGGSPDAAALSTGISEALINTALGIGTSAIAIILYNYFTSKIDGLTYKIDEIGLSIQQSFAEFN; via the coding sequence ATGGAAATGAATGTTTCAAAAAATGATGAGCAAGTAGTTGCTAAAAAGAAGGGTGGTCTTAACCCTGCAATTGTAATTCCAGTATTATTCCTTATCGGGGTTGCAATTTATATGTTTGTATTGGGTAATCCTTCAAACTTCCAACATCCTGATCAGTTTAAAGGTGCAGCTTCTGTTGCTTTATCTGACGTTGAAGGAAAGAAAATTGAACCTGCTGAAGGATCAATGATGGGTATCGTTTACAAAGGAGGTCCTGTAGTTCCAATCTTGCTTACATTTATGATCACGGTATTGGTGTTCTCAATCGAGAGAGCTTTGGTATTAGGTAGAGCAAGCGGTAAAAACAATCTGGATAACTTCGTTACCACAATCAGAACGCATCTTAACAAAAACCAAATCAACGAAGCTTTGGAAGAGTGCGACAGACAGCAGGGTTCTGTAGGGAACGTTGTAAAAGAAGGTCTTACGACTTACAAAATTCTTGAGAAAGATGCTACACTAAACAAAGAGCAGAAATTGGTTGCATTAAGCAAGTCTTTGGAAGAAGCTACTACTTTGGAAATGCCTATGCTTGAAAAAAACATGATGATTCTTTCTACTTTAGGTACTGTAGCAACGTTAATCGCGCTTTTAGGAACAGTACTTGGTATGATTAAAGCATTTGCTGCTCTAGGTGCAGGTGGAGGATCTCCGGATGCTGCTGCATTATCAACAGGTATCTCTGAAGCCTTGATCAACACGGCGTTAGGTATTGGTACTTCTGCGATTGCAATTATCCTTTACAACTATTTTACATCTAAAATTGATGGATTAACTTATAAAATAGACGAAATCGGATTAAGCATTCAGCAATCTTTTGCAGAATTCAACTAA
- a CDS encoding ABC transporter ATP-binding protein, protein MKALKTLNPYFWKHKILLFWGLLFIIASNFFNIYKVQFIGKSVDELTKSGHLGFNRQVLIYVAIIVGCSLLTGIFTFMMRQTIIVASRRIEYELKNKIYSHYQELSLTDYKQTTIGDLMNRLSEDVVAVRMYLGPGVMYVVNLLILLIITSIYMLTTDVSMTLWTLLPLPVLSYVIFKVSSIINQKSKIMQKSQSGISTFVQDSFSGIRVVKFFAKENYIKKNYGAKVSDYQDKALDLAKTEAYFFTIILFVIGLLNVLVILVGGQKYINGELSIGKIADFFMYINILIWPFSMVGWVTSINQRAEASMQRINEFLDKKSDIVNTNFEDYPIKGDIEFRNVSYVYPNTGIRALDKLNFKINAGESLAIMGKTGSGKSTIALLLCRLIDPTEGEILIDGKNLKEHNLENYRKFIGYIPQESYLFSDTIEHNIGFSIENPTHEKVVEYAKIADVHKNIVGFKDQYETTVGERGVMLSGGQKQRICIARALIKNPNIIIFDDSLSALDTETEQNILENIERKIKNATSIIITHRESSAQRANMIINLSEINNSVTP, encoded by the coding sequence ATGAAAGCGCTTAAAACCTTAAATCCATATTTCTGGAAACACAAAATACTCTTATTTTGGGGATTACTTTTCATCATTGCAAGTAATTTTTTCAACATTTACAAAGTACAGTTTATCGGAAAATCTGTGGATGAGCTTACCAAAAGCGGGCATCTGGGATTCAACAGACAGGTATTGATTTATGTTGCAATTATTGTCGGTTGTTCACTTCTCACAGGTATTTTCACTTTTATGATGAGACAGACGATTATTGTCGCATCCCGAAGAATTGAATACGAACTGAAAAATAAAATCTACAGTCATTATCAGGAACTTTCTCTGACGGATTATAAACAGACAACGATTGGTGATTTGATGAACAGACTCAGTGAGGACGTTGTGGCTGTAAGAATGTATCTCGGCCCAGGTGTGATGTATGTGGTGAATCTTTTGATTTTGCTCATTATCACGAGTATTTATATGCTGACCACTGATGTTTCGATGACGTTGTGGACCTTGCTGCCATTGCCCGTTTTGTCGTATGTGATTTTTAAGGTGAGCTCAATTATCAATCAGAAATCGAAGATTATGCAGAAAAGCCAGTCGGGGATTTCTACATTTGTTCAGGACAGTTTTTCAGGAATCAGGGTGGTGAAATTTTTTGCCAAGGAAAATTATATTAAGAAAAATTATGGTGCAAAGGTTTCCGATTATCAGGATAAGGCACTGGATTTAGCTAAAACCGAGGCGTATTTTTTCACTATTATTCTTTTCGTCATCGGACTTCTGAATGTTTTGGTAATCCTTGTTGGTGGACAGAAATACATCAACGGAGAATTGAGTATCGGAAAGATTGCAGATTTCTTTATGTACATCAATATTCTGATCTGGCCATTTTCGATGGTGGGATGGGTAACTTCTATCAACCAACGTGCAGAAGCATCGATGCAAAGAATTAATGAATTTTTAGATAAAAAATCAGATATCGTTAATACTAATTTTGAAGATTATCCGATAAAAGGTGATATTGAATTCAGGAATGTGTCTTACGTTTATCCAAACACAGGAATTCGGGCTTTAGATAAATTAAATTTTAAAATAAATGCCGGCGAATCGCTCGCTATCATGGGGAAAACCGGAAGCGGAAAATCTACGATCGCATTGCTTTTATGCCGACTCATCGATCCTACAGAAGGTGAAATTCTGATTGACGGGAAAAATCTCAAAGAGCACAATTTAGAAAACTACAGAAAATTCATCGGATATATTCCGCAGGAAAGTTATCTTTTTTCGGATACTATTGAACATAACATCGGTTTCTCTATCGAAAATCCTACCCATGAAAAAGTGGTTGAATATGCCAAAATCGCTGATGTTCATAAAAATATTGTTGGCTTTAAAGATCAGTATGAAACAACAGTCGGCGAGCGCGGCGTAATGCTGTCTGGTGGACAGAAACAGAGGATTTGTATTGCCCGTGCTTTAATTAAAAATCCGAACATTATCATTTTTGATGACTCATTATCTGCTTTGGATACAGAGACAGAACAGAATATTCTTGAGAATATCGAGCGAAAAATCAAAAATGCAACTTCAATTATCATTACTCACCGAGAATCGAGTGCACAACGCGCAAATATGATAATCAACCTCTCGGAAATTAACAATTCTGTAACTCCTTAA
- a CDS encoding PUR family DNA/RNA-binding protein, with the protein MSDYKERHENEIFTKVLKAGRRTYFFDVRETKAGDYYLTITESKKNFGDNGEATFEKHKIYLYKEDFKNFQDMFNESTDFIINEKGEDVISEKHDKDFKSRTFTIDSDDEV; encoded by the coding sequence ATGAGTGATTATAAGGAACGCCATGAAAATGAAATTTTCACCAAGGTGTTAAAGGCAGGAAGAAGGACGTATTTCTTTGATGTGCGCGAGACAAAAGCAGGAGATTATTATCTTACAATTACCGAAAGCAAAAAGAATTTCGGAGACAATGGAGAGGCTACTTTTGAGAAGCACAAAATCTATCTTTACAAAGAAGATTTCAAAAATTTTCAGGATATGTTTAATGAATCTACAGATTTTATCATCAACGAAAAAGGTGAAGATGTAATCTCTGAAAAGCATGATAAAGATTTTAAAAGCAGAACTTTCACGATCGATTCTGACGACGAAGTTTAA
- the yajC gene encoding preprotein translocase subunit YajC produces MLTVFLQAPQGGNSSMMLIMMGVMFVGFYFLMIRPQMKKQKQEKKFQEELKVGSRVVLTSGLHGRIAQIHDDGIVIETLSGKLKFEKAAISREFTDARFGEKATKEADKKEAIDTEKK; encoded by the coding sequence ATGTTAACAGTATTTTTACAGGCACCACAGGGAGGTAATTCTTCAATGATGCTGATTATGATGGGCGTAATGTTCGTAGGGTTTTATTTCCTGATGATCAGACCTCAGATGAAAAAGCAGAAGCAGGAGAAAAAATTTCAGGAAGAGCTGAAAGTAGGAAGCAGAGTAGTGCTTACATCTGGTCTTCACGGAAGAATTGCTCAAATCCATGATGACGGAATCGTAATCGAAACCCTTTCAGGAAAATTGAAATTCGAAAAGGCAGCGATCTCAAGAGAGTTTACAGATGCCCGTTTCGGTGAAAAAGCAACGAAAGAAGCTGATAAAAAAGAGGCGATAGATACTGAAAAGAAATAA
- a CDS encoding ExbD/TolR family protein yields MARVKPKRHGVVTDMTAMCDVAFLLLTFFILTTQFKKPDAEQITTPSSVSTQKLDDTNLMTISVTPDGRFFFTPTVTPTERDEILDNMAGEYRIGFTEAQKKAFRNASAIGVPMKQLPSYLDKPEDVRQQIKGVSIPMDSVNKELTSWVKYSLQANPEARLAIKGDAKAQYPQFKALFDGLKEIEFYKFVLITSSE; encoded by the coding sequence ATGGCGAGAGTCAAACCAAAAAGACACGGGGTAGTTACGGATATGACGGCAATGTGCGACGTTGCTTTCCTGCTCCTTACGTTCTTCATCCTTACAACGCAGTTTAAAAAGCCGGATGCAGAGCAGATTACTACGCCATCTTCAGTTTCAACACAAAAGTTGGATGATACCAACTTGATGACGATAAGTGTAACTCCGGACGGAAGATTCTTCTTTACACCTACTGTTACACCAACCGAGAGAGATGAAATTCTTGATAATATGGCTGGTGAGTACAGAATCGGTTTTACAGAAGCTCAGAAAAAAGCTTTCAGAAATGCAAGCGCCATCGGAGTTCCAATGAAGCAGCTTCCTTCTTATCTTGATAAGCCGGAAGATGTAAGACAACAGATCAAAGGAGTTTCAATTCCTATGGATTCTGTGAATAAAGAATTGACCAGTTGGGTAAAATATTCTTTGCAGGCAAATCCTGAAGCCAGACTGGCAATTAAAGGTGATGCTAAAGCACAGTATCCGCAGTTCAAGGCATTGTTTGATGGATTGAAAGAGATTGAGTTTTATAAATTTGTACTGATTACATCGTCTGAGTAA
- a CDS encoding energy transducer TonB yields the protein MSTDNYNATSPTLDEVVFERRNKEYGAYDLRQAYRPLLTRAFLLGTLIFVLLVVGPFLYLKMTQEEVKEEKIVEVNLDEIKDIPPPPIEEKAPPPPPPPPPVEPPKVEIVKDMIPEPKPNPKIEEPPKKMEETKDTNIGTKDQEGEKKVVWKAPEMPKETGQGKVMETPKVDPNKIVEGGLEQQADFIGGIEKFRRLVGENFDQSDFEGLGETVSTSISFVVERDGTISDVKATGPNSAFNKEAERTIRGIRGKWSPGKMQGESVRSRFRLPLKMAFE from the coding sequence ATGTCAACAGATAATTATAATGCTACAAGTCCTACTCTTGATGAGGTGGTATTTGAACGCAGAAATAAAGAATATGGTGCGTATGATCTGAGACAGGCGTACAGACCATTGTTAACAAGGGCATTTCTTTTAGGAACTCTTATTTTTGTTCTTTTGGTTGTAGGGCCGTTTTTATATTTAAAAATGACTCAGGAAGAAGTGAAAGAGGAGAAAATTGTGGAAGTAAATTTAGATGAAATAAAAGATATACCTCCGCCACCTATAGAAGAAAAGGCACCGCCTCCACCACCTCCACCACCACCGGTTGAACCGCCTAAAGTGGAAATCGTGAAGGATATGATTCCTGAGCCTAAACCAAACCCGAAAATCGAGGAGCCGCCTAAGAAAATGGAGGAAACCAAAGATACAAACATTGGTACCAAAGATCAGGAAGGTGAGAAAAAAGTAGTTTGGAAAGCTCCTGAAATGCCGAAAGAAACAGGTCAGGGTAAAGTGATGGAAACTCCAAAAGTAGATCCTAATAAGATCGTTGAAGGAGGTCTTGAGCAACAGGCTGATTTCATCGGAGGTATCGAGAAATTCAGAAGATTGGTAGGTGAAAACTTCGATCAGTCTGATTTTGAAGGTCTTGGTGAGACTGTAAGTACAAGCATCAGTTTCGTAGTTGAAAGAGATGGTACTATTTCAGATGTAAAAGCAACTGGTCCTAATTCGGCTTTCAATAAAGAGGCAGAAAGAACGATCAGAGGAATCAGAGGAAAATGGTCTCCAGGTAAAATGCAGGGAGAATCAGTAAGATCCAGATTCAGACTTCCATTAAAAATGGCATTCGAATAA
- a CDS encoding C4-dicarboxylate ABC transporter → MVFKYLSILVGLCYILVGVFTIIYKAFIVFPLEQLIAYALGAVLIGYGVFRITRGFYQIKKSDQDE, encoded by the coding sequence ATGGTCTTTAAATATTTATCAATCCTGGTAGGTTTATGCTACATTCTTGTAGGTGTTTTTACCATTATTTACAAAGCTTTTATCGTTTTTCCTCTGGAACAGTTAATTGCGTATGCCTTAGGTGCTGTTCTTATAGGATATGGAGTTTTCAGAATTACGCGCGGCTTTTATCAAATAAAAAAATCTGATCAGGATGAGTAA
- a CDS encoding tetratricopeptide repeat protein: protein MEVRVGISKKLAMVGVAAFSFAGVAYAQTAEQGMNLVESYKFGQAKEVFSQLVAKEATDKNFFYLGNTYLSQPEPDFAKATEAFNKGVALDAKKSFYSRLGLASVKLGKGDKAGAVADIKTIVKDSREKDTDLLAEAGKTLVKYEKNNDPRYAIELLNLAIAKSEKNGTPAWYLYSLGDAYSALGVQTKSGVDYGNAMTAFEKALPSAKSKAVVYTRMGALWMNAKAWDKAKTNLDQAVKADPSYAPAYKYLGTFFSMYQDWAQASANYKKYLSLADNDPNTVLDYAKLAFLSKDFEGAGTSLNSVFDKVQDPIKYRIKAYLDYQKKDYASAKTNIETFIAQAEKSRIQPSDTGLQGLIQAGLGKANNDQAAIADAKAKIAVAKAAKDETFNWDEEFEVASGSKKSITTVAGPGDGPTSAAIDALNKQLAADPKDSDALYKLATEYQNVENWKGAAYAWQRLTDVLPTWESGYYGLGYAFQKAGDAENAIASYERFVSTLATKTPAEKEKGKETLATVYYNLANLTKGDKVKSLEYINKSIETFSTPEAVSLKESMSK from the coding sequence ATGGAAGTAAGAGTTGGAATATCAAAAAAATTAGCAATGGTAGGAGTTGCAGCATTCTCATTTGCGGGTGTTGCTTATGCACAGACTGCTGAGCAGGGAATGAATCTTGTTGAAAGCTATAAATTTGGTCAGGCTAAAGAGGTATTTTCACAATTAGTTGCAAAAGAAGCTACAGATAAAAACTTTTTCTATTTAGGAAACACCTATCTGTCGCAGCCGGAACCGGATTTCGCAAAAGCGACTGAAGCATTTAATAAAGGAGTAGCTCTTGACGCTAAAAAATCGTTCTACAGCAGACTTGGTCTTGCCTCAGTAAAATTAGGTAAAGGTGATAAGGCTGGTGCAGTTGCAGATATCAAAACTATTGTGAAAGATTCCCGTGAGAAAGACACAGATCTTTTGGCGGAAGCCGGAAAAACTTTAGTAAAATACGAGAAAAACAATGATCCGAGATATGCAATTGAACTTCTTAATCTTGCAATAGCAAAATCTGAGAAGAACGGCACTCCTGCATGGTATCTTTATTCATTAGGTGATGCTTACAGTGCTTTAGGTGTTCAGACCAAGAGTGGGGTAGATTACGGAAATGCAATGACGGCGTTTGAAAAAGCGTTGCCATCAGCAAAATCAAAAGCTGTAGTTTATACAAGAATGGGAGCTCTTTGGATGAATGCTAAAGCTTGGGATAAAGCTAAGACAAATCTTGATCAGGCTGTGAAAGCGGATCCTAGCTATGCTCCGGCATACAAGTATTTGGGTACTTTCTTCAGTATGTATCAGGACTGGGCACAGGCTTCGGCAAACTACAAGAAATACCTTTCATTAGCAGATAATGATCCAAACACTGTTTTGGATTATGCAAAACTGGCTTTCCTTTCTAAAGATTTTGAAGGTGCCGGCACATCGCTGAATTCTGTTTTTGATAAAGTTCAGGATCCTATTAAATATAGAATCAAAGCATATCTTGATTATCAGAAAAAAGATTATGCTTCTGCAAAAACAAATATTGAAACATTTATTGCACAAGCTGAAAAATCAAGAATTCAGCCAAGTGATACAGGATTGCAGGGACTTATTCAGGCAGGTTTAGGAAAGGCAAATAATGATCAGGCAGCAATCGCAGACGCAAAGGCAAAAATAGCAGTTGCAAAAGCGGCTAAAGATGAAACGTTCAACTGGGACGAAGAATTCGAAGTTGCAAGTGGAAGCAAAAAATCAATCACTACTGTTGCCGGCCCTGGAGATGGACCAACAAGTGCAGCAATTGATGCTTTGAACAAACAGTTAGCAGCTGATCCTAAAGATTCTGATGCACTTTACAAACTCGCAACCGAATATCAGAACGTAGAAAACTGGAAAGGTGCTGCGTACGCATGGCAGAGACTTACTGATGTTCTTCCTACTTGGGAATCAGGGTATTATGGTTTAGGTTACGCATTCCAAAAAGCGGGTGATGCTGAAAATGCAATAGCTTCATACGAGAGATTTGTTTCTACATTGGCTACAAAAACTCCGGCTGAAAAGGAAAAAGGTAAGGAAACATTAGCAACAGTATATTACAATCTTGCGAATCTTACCAAAGGTGATAAAGTTAAAAGTTTAGAATATATCAACAAATCAATCGAAACTTTCTCTACTCCGGAGGCTGTATCATTGAAAGAAAGTATGTCTAAATAA
- a CDS encoding DUF1573 domain-containing protein — MKKTLSIIALSVIGFGLVSCKKETTETTNSSGISADSTAAPTQDSLTAPAVSGDSATAGAPVSNQPTTSVALSESNFDFGKIKKGDKVNHVYEITNTGKNPLVISEVKPGCGCTAPEFTKDPILPGKKGQITLSFDSSSFDAGMVNKYADVFANVEKAPIKLTFTANIQN, encoded by the coding sequence ATGAAAAAGACATTATCAATCATCGCATTGTCGGTTATAGGTTTTGGTTTGGTTTCGTGTAAAAAAGAAACTACAGAAACTACAAATTCATCAGGTATAAGCGCAGATTCCACTGCAGCACCAACTCAGGATTCTCTTACGGCTCCGGCTGTTTCAGGAGATTCTGCCACTGCGGGAGCACCGGTTTCTAATCAGCCAACCACATCAGTTGCCCTTTCTGAAAGCAATTTTGATTTTGGAAAAATTAAAAAGGGAGATAAAGTAAACCACGTTTACGAAATCACCAACACAGGGAAAAATCCTTTGGTTATTTCTGAAGTAAAGCCTGGATGCGGATGTACAGCTCCTGAGTTTACGAAAGACCCAATCTTGCCTGGTAAAAAAGGACAGATTACTTTAAGTTTTGATTCTTCTTCCTTCGATGCAGGAATGGTGAATAAATATGCTGATGTTTTTGCCAACGTTGAGAAAGCACCTATCAAACTTACATTCACAGCTAATATCCAGAACTAA
- the bshB1 gene encoding bacillithiol biosynthesis deacetylase BshB1, whose protein sequence is MKTDILAFGAHPDDVELGCGGTIAKLISEGKTCVIVDLTKGELGTRGTDQTRKEEATEAAKILGVAARENLGLKDGFLVNSEEYQIELVKMIRKYKPEIVLANAIDDRHPDHAKAAKLESDACFLAGLRKIETVLDGEAQEVWRPKQIYHYIQWKDVKPDFVIDISEHLDKKIEACMAFKTQFYDPKSTEPETPITSKDFYESLTYRAQDLGRLSGVTYAEGFTTEKLMALQNFDGIIL, encoded by the coding sequence ATGAAAACAGATATACTCGCTTTTGGAGCCCATCCCGATGATGTGGAATTGGGCTGTGGCGGAACGATAGCTAAATTAATTTCAGAAGGGAAAACCTGTGTTATAGTTGATTTAACTAAAGGAGAGTTGGGCACACGAGGGACAGATCAAACCAGAAAAGAAGAAGCTACTGAAGCTGCAAAGATTTTAGGAGTAGCAGCAAGAGAAAATTTAGGTCTGAAAGACGGGTTTTTAGTGAATTCTGAAGAATATCAAATAGAATTGGTGAAAATGATCCGCAAATACAAACCGGAAATCGTTTTAGCCAATGCAATTGATGACAGACATCCAGATCATGCGAAAGCGGCAAAATTAGAATCTGATGCTTGCTTTTTAGCGGGTTTAAGAAAGATAGAGACAGTTTTGGATGGAGAAGCTCAGGAAGTATGGAGACCAAAGCAAATTTACCATTATATTCAATGGAAAGATGTAAAGCCGGATTTTGTGATTGATATCTCAGAACACCTTGATAAGAAGATTGAAGCATGTATGGCATTTAAAACTCAGTTTTACGATCCAAAATCTACAGAACCGGAAACTCCGATTACCTCAAAAGATTTCTATGAAAGTTTAACTTACCGTGCACAGGATTTGGGAAGATTATCCGGAGTAACCTATGCAGAGGGCTTTACAACAGAAAAGTTGATGGCTTTGCAAAATTTTGACGGAATAATTTTGTAA
- a CDS encoding PstS family phosphate ABC transporter substrate-binding protein, protein MSKSILNVFFILTVFLSCSKDTTDSPQTGDITVVADESFENVTRVLKDRYMLFYPKTKINLKIKKENEALQDLLKGKARVIVMSRDLTANEKTAFKQKFNSDVEPARFAADGLVFIVSKGSAVENVSVDEIKRRLLDGKNSLIFDGSNSANTSFIAKRLGIAPNDLKYSTLASNEDIITQINKYPNSIGVVGFNALSRPHNTESKMFRESVKILPVVDAKGKSISISPQTMKNNTYPFTRVLYFITNEAYFGLGNGFIRFSCSQPGQIIVKKQGLQPFYIIPREVKITE, encoded by the coding sequence ATGAGTAAGAGTATTCTTAACGTCTTTTTTATTTTGACAGTTTTTCTGTCATGTTCTAAAGATACAACAGATTCACCACAGACTGGTGATATCACAGTGGTAGCCGATGAATCTTTCGAGAATGTAACGAGAGTACTTAAAGATCGGTATATGCTCTTTTATCCTAAGACGAAGATCAATTTAAAGATTAAGAAAGAAAATGAAGCTTTGCAGGATCTGCTTAAAGGTAAAGCTAGGGTGATTGTAATGTCGAGGGATCTTACGGCAAATGAAAAAACAGCATTTAAACAGAAATTTAACTCTGATGTTGAACCAGCAAGATTCGCGGCTGATGGACTTGTATTCATTGTTTCTAAAGGTTCAGCAGTTGAGAATGTATCTGTTGATGAGATCAAAAGAAGATTGCTTGACGGTAAAAATTCATTGATTTTTGACGGATCCAATTCTGCAAATACAAGTTTTATTGCAAAAAGACTCGGAATTGCACCAAATGATTTAAAATATTCTACGCTGGCATCCAATGAAGATATTATTACTCAGATCAATAAATATCCAAACAGTATCGGTGTCGTCGGTTTTAATGCTTTAAGCAGACCACATAACACGGAATCTAAAATGTTTCGTGAATCTGTAAAGATTTTGCCGGTAGTAGATGCTAAAGGTAAAAGCATTTCTATCTCACCACAGACTATGAAAAATAATACGTATCCTTTTACAAGGGTTTTGTATTTCATTACAAACGAGGCATACTTCGGTTTGGGAAATGGATTCATCAGATTTTCATGTTCGCAGCCGGGTCAGATTATCGTGAAAAAACAGGGATTACAGCCTTTCTATATTATTCCGAGAGAAGTCAAAATCACTGAATAA
- a CDS encoding ExbD/TolR family protein, with the protein MAEVQVQEKGGKGGKVRSKKHNARVDMTPMVDLGFLLITFFMFTTTFSKPNIMDMKLPAKPPEDQLITDIPEIDLSNAVTFLLGKDDKMYYHQLDQNGLTDPSKLTESTLDSEDIAKVIATAKARAKRPDIFTVIIKPTDDSNYENFVDILDEMAITKTDHYGIGEVKPWEKAVYDQKVGNK; encoded by the coding sequence ATGGCAGAAGTACAAGTACAGGAAAAAGGCGGGAAAGGCGGAAAGGTCCGCTCAAAAAAACATAACGCCAGAGTAGACATGACTCCGATGGTGGATTTAGGTTTCCTTTTGATCACATTCTTTATGTTTACCACAACTTTCAGTAAACCCAATATTATGGATATGAAGTTGCCGGCTAAACCACCAGAGGATCAGCTAATTACGGATATACCTGAGATTGACCTATCTAATGCAGTTACATTTCTTTTAGGTAAGGATGATAAAATGTATTACCATCAGTTGGATCAGAATGGTCTTACAGATCCTAGCAAACTTACAGAATCTACACTTGATTCAGAAGATATTGCAAAAGTAATTGCTACTGCGAAAGCAAGAGCAAAGAGACCGGATATCTTCACGGTAATCATTAAACCTACTGATGACTCAAATTATGAGAATTTTGTAGATATTCTTGATGAAATGGCGATTACAAAGACTGATCACTACGGTATCGGTGAAGTAAAGCCTTGGGAAAAAGCTGTTTATGACCAAAAAGTTGGTAATAAATAA
- a CDS encoding transcription antitermination protein NusB, producing MLGRRQIREKVVESVYSYCQNPIKFDVLEKNMFSSIEKIYHLYIYELNFLVALKDLAENQIEISKNKYLKTDSDTNPNQKFINNQVLKKLEENPERLFFTGQHKELKWDLHDDLLKKTFQRMTAGKRYQDFMKEEGYSFEADQKFIGKLFLRYMAENEDFQDYISDKELSWSDDVHIANSMVQKTIGFLKEDQESKTLIKMIKDQDDKAFAGKLLRETLNAWENTEKVLTERLENWDLERVAVMDKVILSCAISEIDKFPLTPSRVIINEYIEIAKVFATDRSNIFINGILDKYCKDLNRI from the coding sequence ATGTTAGGAAGAAGACAAATCCGTGAGAAAGTTGTAGAATCGGTGTACTCGTACTGTCAAAACCCGATCAAATTTGATGTTTTGGAGAAAAATATGTTCTCCTCAATCGAAAAGATCTACCATCTGTATATCTATGAACTGAATTTTTTGGTAGCCCTGAAAGATTTGGCAGAAAACCAGATCGAAATCAGTAAAAACAAATATCTGAAGACTGATTCAGACACCAATCCTAATCAGAAATTCATCAACAATCAGGTTCTTAAAAAGCTGGAAGAAAATCCGGAGAGACTGTTTTTCACAGGTCAGCACAAAGAACTCAAATGGGATTTGCATGACGATCTTTTAAAGAAAACATTCCAGAGAATGACTGCCGGAAAAAGATATCAGGATTTTATGAAAGAGGAAGGATATTCTTTCGAAGCTGATCAGAAATTTATCGGTAAGCTTTTCCTAAGATATATGGCAGAAAATGAAGATTTTCAGGACTATATTTCAGACAAGGAACTGTCATGGTCTGATGATGTACACATCGCCAATTCTATGGTGCAGAAAACAATCGGTTTTTTAAAGGAAGATCAGGAAAGCAAAACGCTGATAAAAATGATCAAAGATCAGGATGACAAAGCTTTTGCCGGAAAATTGCTCCGCGAAACACTTAATGCATGGGAAAACACCGAAAAAGTGCTTACCGAAAGGCTTGAAAACTGGGATTTGGAAAGAGTTGCTGTAATGGATAAAGTGATTTTATCATGCGCAATTTCTGAAATCGATAAATTTCCTCTTACACCTTCAAGAGTAATCATCAACGAATATATCGAGATTGCCAAAGTGTTTGCTACAGACCGTTCAAACATTTTCATCAACGGAATTTTAGATAAATATTGCAAAGATTTGAACAGAATATAA